Genomic segment of Deinococcus planocerae:
GTCGGTGGCGGAGGCGGTCGTGCGGGGGGCGACGGTGCCGGTCATGACCGTGCGGGTCGTCCAGGCCACCGCGAAGACCGAGGAGCCCGCCGGGCGCACCCTGCCCCTCCGACCGTCCCCCAGCGGCGGGTGACCCCCGGACACGTTCAATAGGCCTCTGGGCGCTGTGGCCCAGGGCCCGCGTCCGCTTTTCCCGGGGAGAGTGCCTGAGGGGCCAGACGCGGGCTCCGTGCGCCCCCGGAGGCACCCCTCATCCTGACGGAATGACGGGAGGCGGCCCCGCCAGGCATGCCCCCTCGGGATGAACCGGGTTGAGCTGGCCCGCCGCTGTCAGGCTCAGCGCACGACCAGCACCGGGACGGAGGAGCGCCGCACCAGCGTCTCCGCCACCGACCCCAGCAACACCCGGTCCATCCCCCGGTAGCCGTGCGTCCCCACCACGATCAGGTCAGACTTCGCCCCCTCGCCCAGCAGCACATCGGCGGGCAAGCCGTCGAGGAGCTTGACCTCCACCGTCACACCGGCCTCGCGCGCCCGCTCCTCGGCCCGCGCGATGGTCTCCAGCCCCAGTGCCCGGACCCGCTCGCGGGCGGCGTCCACACTCAGGCCCGTCACCAGCGCCGTGTAGGAGGAGATGGGGGGCTCCTCCAGCACGTGCAGGACCGTGGTGTCCGCGCCGAGTCGCCGGGCCAGGTCGAGGCCGTACCTGAGAGCCTGCTCACCCGCCTCGCTGCCGTCCACCCCGATCAGGACCCTCACGGCCTGACCTCCGGGTGGCCCGCCAGCACGAGGGGCACGCCCCGCCGCACGAGGTCCACCTGCCTCCCCCGGTCGGCGAGGTCCCGCGCGAAGTGTTCCATCACCGGCACCTCTCCGTGCACGAGCAGCACCCGGGCCTCCCCGGTCGGCTCCAGCCAGGCGAGCAGGTCGTCCCGGTCGGCATGGGCGGAGAAGCCCCCGATGGTGTGGATGCTCGCCCGCACCGACACCTCCTCCCCGAAAAGACGCACCTGCCGCGCCCCCCTGACCAGGGCGGCCCCCAGGGTGCCCGGGGCCTGGAAGCTGACGATCACGACGCTCGTCTCTGGCCGTCCGAGGCGGTGACGCAGGTGGTGGCGCACCCGCCCCCCATTCATCATCCCCGAGCCCGCCACAATCACCATCGGCCCGGCCTGGCTGTTCAGGGCGCGCGACTCGCCGGGCGAGGTCAGTACCCGCAGAGTGGAGGGGTGGAAGGGGTCCACCCCCTCTGAGAGGGCCAGCGCCACGTTGGGCTCGAATTCGGCGGCGGAGTCCCGGTACAGCCGGGTGAGCTGCGCAGCCATCGGCGAGTCCAGGTACACCGGGACGGGCGGGATGTCCCCGGCGTCCATCAGCCGCTTCAGGAAATACAGGACGTTTTGGGTGCGCTCTAGGGCGAAGCTGGGGATGATCACGGCTCCGCCCAGGGCGAGGCTGCGCCGCAGCACGTCCCGGAACTCGGCCACGGTGTTCGCCAGGGAGCGGTGGGTGCGGTCCGCGTAGGTCGTCTCCACGATCACGGCGTCACAGGCGAAGGGGAGAGAGAAGTCAGGCTGGACCGCAGAGTTGCGGTTGCCCAGGTCACCGGAGAAGACGACGCGGCCTCCGGGTGTCTCCAACTCGTAGAAGACGCTGCCCAGGACGTGCCCGGCGGGGCGGGCGGTGACCGTGACGCGCCCGAGTCGAAAGGGCTCGTGGGGCACCACGTCCGGCTTGAAGCGCCGCAACGTCTCATGGGCGAGTGCTTCGTCATACAGGGAACCCGTCTCCGGCACGTCCTGCCCCGCGCGCATCGCTCGCCGCCGGTCCCGGGCGTGATCCTCCTCCTGCACCCGGGCGCTGTCGAGGAGCACGACCTTGGCGACGCGGGCGGTGGGCTCCGTGCAGTACACCCGGCCGCAAAAGCCCCCCTTCACCAGCAGGGGCAGCCGTCCCACATGGTCGAGGTGGGCGTGTGTGAGCAGCACCGCGTCCAGGCCCGCCGGGTCGAAGCCGAAGGGCTCGCGGTTGAGAGCATCGAGATCAGGTCCACCCTGAAAGAGGCCGCAGTCCACGAGAAGCTGCTCCCCGCCCACCTCGAGCAGGTGACAGCTTCCGGTGACCGTCCCCGCCGCGCCGTAACTGGTCAGCCGCATATCTTCCTCCTGCGGGCAGCCTGGAAGGACGCGGTTACGGGGCCGTTACCGCTCTCGCCGCCAGCACCAGGTCCGCCCCTCCCTGCCAGGCCCGATCCCGTCCCTGGCGGGGCGCCGGAAGTGCCGGTAGAAGGGCCGGTAACAGTGGGGCAACAGGGCCAGATCACGCTGATCTCACGGGTGCCCGGGCGGCGATCACCCGGACAGGGGTGCCGGGGTTTCGTCCCTGCAAGGTCCCGAGGAGGTGTGGATGTCAGTGCCCCGTCAAATCAATCTCGTCTTGGGCTTCGCCCTGGTGGCCTTGGGGGTGTGGGGGCTTTTCCCTCGACGGGGCGTCTGCTGTTTGGGCTCCTGCCGGTGCGCCCCCTGCTGTGTGTTCTGCTGCTCGCCACCGGGAGTTTGCTGCTGTTCGGCACGGTCAGGACGGAGATCGCCCGGGAAACGGCCTGGGCGCTGGGCCTGCTCTTCGCCCTGCTCGGCGGCCTGGCCCTGATCTCGAACAGCCTGTTCGGGACGCTGCCCATGAACGGCTGGAGCACCGGGCTGTTCGCTGCGGTGGCCGCCCTGCTGCTGCTCGCCGGCCGGACCCGCCACCGGGGTTGAGCCCGGCGACGACCGCCGAGAGGAGCCGTTTGGTGATCACGCTGCCCGAAGCCGGGGCGGGCGTGGCGATGGAGGGAAGCAGGCGAAACGACGACATCGGAAGGGAGACCTCCGGGAGGACACCGTGCAGACCTCGTATCCCAAGTACCAGCGCCACCTGTCCCGCCGTATCCGCGACCTCTACCGGGAGATCCCGGGCACGATGGGGGGCTTTGGCGACCTGAACCGGGGAACCCTGACAGAGGGGGCCCTGAGCCTCAAGACGAAGGAGTGGATGGCGCTCGCCGTCGCCATCCACGCCCGTTGCGACGGGTGCGTCGCTTACCACGTCCACGACTGCCTGCGGGCTGGGGCCACCCGCGAGGAACGGCTCGAAACCGTGGGGGTGGCGGTACTGATGGGCGGGGCGCCGTCCCTGGTCTACGGGGCCGAGGTGCTGGAGGCCATCGAACAGTTCGGGGCCCAGCCGGGTGCCGCCGAACCCGCCGCCCCGACCCCCCACCGGGCGGCTGGACGAACGGTAGGTTGAAGACGGGAAGGCTGCGATCCGAACTCGTAGGCTCCTAGGAGCGTGACCTGCTCGCCGGGCCGATGCTCGGCCCGGTCTTTATCCGGGGGCCAGCCCGGGACGGTCTCAGTCTATCGGCTCGCTCTGCCGCTTCCACCTCCGCGTCGATCTCAGTCAAAGGCTGCTGGGGGAGGTTTGGCGGGCAGGGTCTGGCCGTCGACCACCGGGGCCCACAGGAGGTTCCCGGTGACCGCCTTCGGGCCCGAGCGCCCGGGGTCGGGGTCCGCCGTCAGGTCGGCGCGCAGTTTCTCCTGGGCCGGGCGCAGCCGGGCAACCGGAGCACCCAGCCGGCTTGCAACCCCCCGCCGCAAGAGACCCCCGGTGTGGGGTATGGACAGCAGCGTGCCGATGCTCGGTTTGAACTGCCCCCGGGTCAAGTGACTGGTGGAGCGTTGCCGTCTTATCAACGACAGCGGGGCAAGTCTTGGTTCGCCGCGCCGGTTGTCCCGCATGGTTCGACCACGCTCCCAAGTTCAGTGTTCGGGGCCGGCTCTCCGTCTCCACCTTGCCTGCCGTTCGCAACGGGCTCGGGGTCGCCTCCCGGCCTTCTCCTTCCCCCCTCAGACCCGGCCACTTCCCTGAGACGAAGGGTTCGAGCGAAAGAGAGGGCACTTCTCGTGCGGCAAGACGTGGTGACCGGCCTCGCCCGCGGCCTGGGTGCCGTCGTGTCCGGGCAGATCAGTGTCACGCTGGGGGTGTGGGGTGAGCCCGGCGTCAGCAAGACCTTTCTCGCCGGTCAGGTTCTGCGGGAAATCCCATGCGCGAGCCGCAGCGTGCCCGCGGTCAGTTCTGTGGCGGAATTGCTGAGCGTCCTTCCACGGCCCAGGGGGGAAGCCGCCTGGGCCGTGGAGCAACTCGAACGGCTGACGACGCGTGAGCTGCCCGACCCGCAGACCCTGACGGCCACCCTCGCCACGGTCCTCGCGGGGCTCGCGCCCTTCGTGCTGCACCTCGAAGACGTGCACGAGGCGCAAGGAGAGCACTCGGCGCTGCTCACGGCACTGGGCCGGGCCGCGCGGCGTTCGCGCGGCGTGGGGCTGCTCGCCACCAGCCGCGCCGAGTTGCCGCCGCCCTTCCTGAGCCGTCACGTGGCACCCCTGGGTCTGGATGAGGTGGCCGCGCTGCTCGAAGGGGAGGTGGGCGCGTCGGTGCCGCCGGAGGGGGTGGCCTGGGTCCATGGCCGCACCGGCGGCCACCCCCTCTTCGCGCTGGAGTTCACCCGGCACCTGACGCGGCAGGGGTTCTTGTGGAGCGACGGGCGGGGCTGGAACTGGCGTGCGCCGCCGGAGGAGACCCTGCCCGTCACGGTCGAGGCCCTGATCGCGCAGCTCACCGCGCGCGTGACGCACCCGGGGGCCCGCGCGGTGCTGGAGGCGCGCGCCCTCCTCGGCCACCCGGCGGACGCGGAGACCTGGCGGGAGGTGGCCGGGATCGGGCCCGGGGCCTTCGAAGACGCGTGCGCTGCCCTGCGCCGGGGCCATATGCTGCGCGGCGACGCCCTCGCCCACCCTTTGATCGGGGAGGTGGTGGCGCGCGAGTTGCCCCGGGAACGGCGCCGTGAGTACGCGAGGCGCGCCGTCCAGGTGTTGATGACCCGCGATCCGGCGCGGGCCGTGGACCTGATTGGGCAGGCCAGGCTCGGGGAGGACGAGGAGCGGACGCTCCTGGGCCAGGCGCTCGACAGGGCGCGACAGCAGGAGGACACCCGGCTGGCCGCCCGCCTGCTGGGCCTGGCCGCCGAGCGCGAGCGTGGGGCGGAGAGGGTCCGCCTGGCGCTGGAGGCCGAGGGCCTGCTGGGGAAGGGCGCCACCGAGCACGAGCGGGCGCGCCTGTCCCGGCTCGCCCTCGACGCGCAGCCAGAAAGCCGCGAGGCGCGATTGCGGCTGGCGGGCGCGTATGCGGCGATGGGACTGGGCGGTGAGGTCGAGGCGCTCGTGGCCGGGTTGCCGGAGGCGGAGCGGGGCGAACTCCCCTGGGTCCGGGTGCTGTTCTCCGCACAGGCGCAGGGCACCCACGCCGCCCGGGCGCTGCGCACCTGGCAGGCTCACCCGGAGCTGGCGCGGGTGCCGGAGAGTGTCGTGCGGGCGGCCAACGTCCACGCCAACCTGGGGGACTTCAGGGCCGCCGAGCACCTCATCACCCGGGGACTCGCCCTGCCCGACCTGCCGGACCGGGCGCGCGCCGCCCTCTCGCGGCGGCTGGCGTTCATTCGGTCCGAGCAGGGGCACTTCGAGGAAGCCGGGCGGCTGTTCGATCAGTGCCTGGCGTGGCTGGAAGAACATGGCTCCGCCGGGATGGTGGCCGCGTGCCAGTACGAGCGTTCGTTCAACCTGTCCCGGCTGGGCCGTTATAGCGACGGCCTGGAGGCCCTGAGGGTCGCCGTCAGGGGCTACGCCGAGGCGGGCTGGGTGCAGTACGCGGCGAACGCCCGTGCCCTCTTAGGCGCCACCCTCGCGCGGCTGGGGCAGTTTCCCTGGGCCGAGGCGAGCCTGCTGGAGGCGCAAGGCACCCTTTCAACGCTGGACGTGACGTACAGCCTGGTGAATTGCGAGTGGGAACTCGCCCTGCTGTACGCGGACTGGCGGCCCCCCCACGGCGGCGTGCTGGCGCGGAAGTTCGCCGGGGACGCCCTGACGCACGCCCGCGCCCTCGCCAACCCGCGCCCGCTGGTCAGCGCCCTGTGCGTGGCCGCGCGCGTCGAGGCGTGGCAGGGCGACCCGGCCCGCGCCCTCGACCTCGCCCGGGAGGCGGCCGCTCTCGGGCCCAGTTCTGACGAGGACGCCTGGGGCTGCGACGTGGCCCTCGCGCTCGCGCTGGAGGCGAACGGGCAGCCGGAGCGGGCGCGGGCGTGCTGGCGCCGCGCCGTGACACGCACGCGGGTGTCCGAGTACCGACACGAGGCCGAACTCGCCCGGCTGGGGGGAGACGCGGCGCGGGCGGCGGCCCTGCTGGCCTGGTTCGAGGAGGCCGGGCTGGGGGCGCTGGCGGGCCGCGCGCGGCGGTATTTGCCCCCGCCGCCCGCACCAGCTCCCCCCATGCCACCCTCCGCCCGAATGACGGTGCTGGGAACCTTCGGCCTGTCGCGCGGGGGCCAGGCCGTTGCGTACCGGGACCGCAAGCGCGCGGAACTGCTCGCGTACCTGCTCGAAGCCCGCCTGGCGGGGCGGGCCGAGGGGAGTGCGCTCGACCTGGGGGACGCCCTGTCCCCCGGCGTTCCCGAGGCCGAGGCCCGCCACACCCTCCAGCAGCAGGGGTACCTGATCCGCTCGGGACTCGGCCAGGGGGCCGTGCTCAGCACCGCGAACGGCTACGCGCTGGGGGCAGTGTCGAGCGACGCCGAGGACTTCCTGGCCGGTGGGGACGCCCCGCGCCAGAGCGGGGCGTCCCTGGAGGGGCTGGGCGAGGGCTGGCTGCCCGGTGTGCGCGACGCGCTCGCACTCGCGTTGCGCGAGCGGGTGGAGGCGCTCCTCACGCGGGGCGCGGCCCGCCTCGCGCGCGTGCTGTGTGCCGCGGCGCCCTATGACCAGGAGGCGCTGCGCCTCGCCGTGCGTGCCCTGGAAGCGGAGGGACAGACGGCGGCGGCCCGCGCGCTGTACGCCGAGCGGCGGGCTGCGCTGCTGGAGGTAGGCGAGCGCCTGCCCCCCGCGCCAGACAGGTTCCTGGCAGGCACTTCTTCTTAAGGGACGCCCGGCGCGGAAGGCCGCGGCACGGCCTGTGACCGCGCGGACCCGGGCGCGAGTCGGGGAGAGGGGGAGGCGGGTCCTCGGTCCCACCCGCACCTCCCGTTGCCCGAACCGCGTGCCCCTGAACACGGCCTCTCGGGGCGTGTCAGGCGCACGGCCCTGACCACCAGCATCCCGGACTCCAGCCGGGTGGTGCCGCCCTCTGCCGCGTTGTGTCTGGCCCAGTACCCTTCCAGGTCCGCGCGCAGGGCCGCCTGCCCGTCCTCGTCCAGCGCCGCGAACGCCCGGTTGGTCGGCCCGTAGGAGGCGCGGAAGAACTCGACAACCTCTCCGGGGCCGAAGGGGTAGGCGAAGTGTTCGAAGCGCACCTCCCGTACCCCGGACCCCAGCCGTTGCCGCACGGTGGCCTCGTCGCCCCACTGCATCGGGGAGGGCATCAGGGGCGAGGGCGGCACGTGCTGGCCTATGACCCTGAACATGCCCCCGATGAAGCCGGAGGACGTCCAGTTGCCCATCACGATCCGTCCCCCCGGTCTGCATACGCGCAGCAGCTCAGCGGCCACCCGCTCCGGGCGGGGGGCGAAGATCGCGCCGACCAGGCTGCTCACCACGTCAAAGGCCACGTCCGGGTATGGCAGGTCCTCGGCGTCGCCCTCGTCGAAGCGGGCGGGGAGCCCCTCGGCGGCGCGGCCCCGGGCCTGCCCGATCAGGTTGGCGGCGATGTCCACCCCGGTCGCGTCGATGCCCGCCCGCGCGGCAGGGATGACAAGCTGCCTGGCCCCACAGGCCACGTCGAGGAAGCGTTCGCCGGGCCTCAGGTCCAGCTCTTTCAGGAACGTCAGCGCGCCGGGTTCCATGTACCGGGCGAAAACGCCGTAGTCGCCGCTCTCCCAGGTGGCCTGGAGGCGGGCCTTGAGGGCCTGCATGTCGGGGGAAGGGGTGTGCTGCGTGCGGGTCATGGGCAAAACCTCCTGCCGGGGTCGGGAAAAGGCGGGCGGATGAACGCGGTGGGCGGGGGGCAGGTGTGGCGCCCCCGATGAGGTGACGCACCCAAGTGGCGATTCAGGGACGAGAGCAGTCGTGGTGGCTGGCCTCCCGGTGGCTCGCTGACTGGAGGGGTACGGCGGTGGAGTGCGGCCGGCGGGTGGTTCGGTTCAGCCCCGAGGAGCATCGCGGGGAGTTCCGGCTACCTCGTCCAGATCGTGTGGCCGGTCGCGCTGTCCAGCCGCCTCAGGAAGGCGTCCCCGCCGCCCGCGCGACCGGCACCGAGGTCCCCGAAGGCGTAGCCCGCCGTGTACACCTCGGTCTCCAGGTTCGGCAGGCGCCCCACGCGGTCGGGCGTGAGAACTGGGCCGAGCGCCGAGGACGCGAGCACCGCGAAAGCGTACGCTCCTTCGCGCGTGTCGGTCACGCTGGTCCACAGCGGCGGCCCCCGCCGGGTCCGATCTTGCTGACGAAGCCGACGACGTGTGGGTGGGGGCCTCCCGCCCGGTACCCGGCGACGTAGAGGTTGCCGCCGCCGTCCGCGCCGGCGTCCCACGCGGTGTCGGTGCCGTACAGGTTGTGGTACGGCTGCTGCCACTGCTGCGCGCCGTCCGCGTCGAACTGGGTGACCAGCGTCTTGTACTCGCCCGACGCCCACCACCAGAAGACGCCGACCAGGTAGACGTGATCCTGCGCCACCGCCACGGCCGTGCCGGACTGGTACGGAAACGCCTGGAAGTGCACCTGGCGCGTCCAGACGATGCCGCCGTCCGTAGTGACTTTGCGAATCACCATGCCGTCGCGGTCGGTGCCCGCCAGGTAGATGGAACCGTCTTGACCCAGCGTGACGTCGGAGTAGCCGAGCAGGCTGTGGGTGTGGTCCCTGAGGGCCTAGAGCAGCTTGCCGCCAGCGTCGTACTTGAGGAGGCTGGCGACCCCGAAGGCGGACACCGGCACGTAGATGCTGCCGCTCGCGTGCGCCACGACGCCGCCGACGGCACCGCTGCCCCCCGGTCCGACTTTCTGCGACCAGGCGAGGTCGCCGCCCGCGGTGTCCTTGCGAAGGAAGAGGTCGTAGGCGCCGCCACTCCCCGTTCGGCCCACCACGTAGGCGTTGTCCTGGGCGTCGGTGGACACGCCCCACGCGTCGTCGAGGCCGGACGTGCCGAACTGGCGGCCCCACGAGAGATTGCCCGCCGCGTCGTACTTCGCGAGGAAGGCACCGGCATCGCCGGGGTGTGTGCCGTACAACTTGCCCCAGGTTCGCCCCACCACGTACACGCCCGCGGCGTGTGGGGCGAGGGCGTGGGCTTCGTCGCGTGTCCGGGAAGCTGCGCCCCCGGCGCGGACGCCTGCGATGCGGGGTCTTGGCCGCAGGCGGCGAGCAGGCCCGCCAGCAGTGCGTGCCGGAAGTATTCCGGCCTCATCCCTTCCACCTCCAGGCGAACGAAACGGTTGATCTTCCAGCCTGCTCAGCAGACCTGCCCACGTTGCTCCCCCCTCACGCCCGGGCCGGGGCTCCCCGGGGAAGGAGGCCGCCCTCCTCCGCAGCGGCGCACCCGGAGGCGCCAAGCGTGGACGGAGTGTCGGCGGGCCCGACT
This window contains:
- a CDS encoding universal stress protein; amino-acid sequence: MRVLIGVDGSEAGEQALRYGLDLARRLGADTTVLHVLEEPPISSYTALVTGLSVDAARERVRALGLETIARAEERAREAGVTVEVKLLDGLPADVLLGEGAKSDLIVVGTHGYRGMDRVLLGSVAETLVRRSSVPVLVVR
- a CDS encoding DUF4383 domain-containing protein, with product MGAFPSTGRLLFGLLPVRPLLCVLLLATGSLLLFGTVRTEIARETAWALGLLFALLGGLALISNSLFGTLPMNGWSTGLFAAVAALLLLAGRTRHRG
- a CDS encoding MBL fold metallo-hydrolase, with protein sequence MRLTSYGAAGTVTGSCHLLEVGGEQLLVDCGLFQGGPDLDALNREPFGFDPAGLDAVLLTHAHLDHVGRLPLLVKGGFCGRVYCTEPTARVAKVVLLDSARVQEEDHARDRRRAMRAGQDVPETGSLYDEALAHETLRRFKPDVVPHEPFRLGRVTVTARPAGHVLGSVFYELETPGGRVVFSGDLGNRNSAVQPDFSLPFACDAVIVETTYADRTHRSLANTVAEFRDVLRRSLALGGAVIIPSFALERTQNVLYFLKRLMDAGDIPPVPVYLDSPMAAQLTRLYRDSAAEFEPNVALALSEGVDPFHPSTLRVLTSPGESRALNSQAGPMVIVAGSGMMNGGRVRHHLRHRLGRPETSVVIVSFQAPGTLGAALVRGARQVRLFGEEVSVRASIHTIGGFSAHADRDDLLAWLEPTGEARVLLVHGEVPVMEHFARDLADRGRQVDLVRRGVPLVLAGHPEVRP
- a CDS encoding class I SAM-dependent methyltransferase, giving the protein MTRTQHTPSPDMQALKARLQATWESGDYGVFARYMEPGALTFLKELDLRPGERFLDVACGARQLVIPAARAGIDATGVDIAANLIGQARGRAAEGLPARFDEGDAEDLPYPDVAFDVVSSLVGAIFAPRPERVAAELLRVCRPGGRIVMGNWTSSGFIGGMFRVIGQHVPPSPLMPSPMQWGDEATVRQRLGSGVREVRFEHFAYPFGPGEVVEFFRASYGPTNRAFAALDEDGQAALRADLEGYWARHNAAEGGTTRLESGMLVVRAVRLTRPERPCSGARGSGNGRCGWDRGPASPSPRLAPGSARSQAVPRPSAPGVP
- a CDS encoding carboxymuconolactone decarboxylase family protein, whose amino-acid sequence is MQTSYPKYQRHLSRRIRDLYREIPGTMGGFGDLNRGTLTEGALSLKTKEWMALAVAIHARCDGCVAYHVHDCLRAGATREERLETVGVAVLMGGAPSLVYGAEVLEAIEQFGAQPGAAEPAAPTPHRAAGRTVG